In one Candidatus Hydrogenedentota bacterium genomic region, the following are encoded:
- a CDS encoding type II toxin-antitoxin system ParD family antitoxin yields MTTLNISLPDSMRSFVEKQVEAEGFSTASEYVRALIREDQRREAKRLLEDQLMEGILSGPPKKLTGKDLERIRARIGKSVDKSKRRAHR; encoded by the coding sequence ATGACTACGCTGAATATCTCGCTTCCCGATTCCATGCGAAGTTTTGTTGAGAAACAGGTGGAGGCTGAAGGTTTTAGCACCGCCAGCGAGTACGTCCGAGCGTTAATCCGCGAAGATCAGAGGCGCGAAGCCAAGAGGCTCCTTGAAGACCAGCTCATGGAAGGAATTCTAAGTGGGCCGCCGAAGAAGTTGACTGGTAAAGATCTTGAGCGAATTCGTGCTCGAATAGGCAAGTCCGTAGACAAGTCCAAGCGTCGTGCCCATCGCTGA